The segment CTCGGGTGTTTCTCTTCAAATCCTCAGGCCAGATGAGTTCTGCTCTGATCAAGCATTTGAAGTATGCAGAGTTCAAAAAGCCACAGCATCATTCGGTGTCCGTCTCAAATCCTCCCACGCTTGAGTCCGTCAAGGCTGAtggctttttattttagctgcagcttcttcaccGGAGGAATCACGTTTGAACCCCTgcaggagcttttttttttttgggactgTTCGCAGCCGTCTTGGCGAGGCGCTATAGACGCCGTCATTCGGAGCTCACCTCAGCGTGGAGTGAATGTGGATGAATTCTCCTGACCTCGGCACTAGCGGTAGAGGAGAGCGCCGCCGGTTTACCAGCTCTCGGTTGGGCCCGTTCACTGATTTCCTGTGATgtgtccaaccccccccccccccggtgtgtaCCTGCCGCAGAGGGGAAATTACACAAAGCAGAACATGAACACGGGAGGCATCCTAAAACCCTGACATGGCTCAGAATGATGTTTGTGGTTTTATTCTTATCAGGAGTGAACGCTATCGCAGCAGGATGTGAGGtaaacaaacattaatgtgATGTAGAAACGAGGCTGCCTGCTTAATTAAAGCATGCTGGAGTTGGTCTGTAATTGACCCTGCTGTTTGCTCGCCGTTCTGCCCAGCGGTGACGCATTCCGTCTTCCAGGCAGGCGACGCTTCCTCAGCCGGTTTCCACGCGTCTGTAGATCCTCGCGGTTTTCCTGCCGGCGGTTGCGCGTTTAATACTTTGTGCTATATTTCCTTGAATAGTCCTTTGTCCCGCTTGCCCGGCGATGGCCTCGGTTGTGTTTGTTCTCTAAACATGTTGAAATAGGAGGATCTGGTGCccagaaaaacaagaaacaaaccGTCACTATCCAGTGAAGCTCTTCACCAGAGAGGAATCATTAAGCTTGTTTGTAAATGTGAGCTTCAAACCCGTCTAGTTTAAAATCCACCTGTTGTTTCCGTAGAAATATCAGCCAGTTCACGTTTGTACATGGATAAATGTTTCCTTCCTTCTGCTGTATCGACTAAATGAAATgtatgttttgggtttttttgacAACAGAAAACGTAATTATGTCAACGCGGGCTCTTCCAgatatttaaccctttcagcTAAAGGCTTTATGACAAAAAGGATTGTTTAGTAGCGAGCCTTGTTGCTGAGATCTGAAATGTATTCTCTGTCATTCTCTGACACGATCCCGGTCTTTTTATTTGACTTCTGTTAGACGACAGGCTCTGCTCGCCTCCATTCATGGTCCTGAACACGGCGTGCAGCCCTGATGTCCTGGAGCAGATCAAGAGGCAAGGACTGACATTCCCCTTCAGTGAGTAGTTTCACATCCTCGGTTAACTCAACCTGTTCTGCATTTTGCAATTTTTATAGACCTGATTTCACAGAAATGTGAGACAGGAATTCACACGGCATCTCCGAGTGTAAAGAATAAAAGCCCGAGTGTGAGACGTTTCTCTCTTCTGTAATATTAAAGGCAAAGTTAGGCTTCCTCCATAAATTCTCGCTCTTCCCTCACTTGTGTTTCTTCCTTAGTTTGTAAAACACGGGTGGCTCATGGAACCAACTCCCATGAGGTAAGAGGCCGCGGGGCTCGGAGGTCACTCCCACACTTCACAGTTTGCTTTGTGTCAACAGTAACACTTGTCCTGTCACGGGGTTGTCTTTTAACGCGAGTCCAAACAACGAGATCAGATAAAGGGCCGGACCTCGCGTGGCAGGCCGGTCAAAGGGCGTCATCGCTCAACGCCGCATATAATTAAGTCGGGGCTTTAATTAGACTCGCGTTTGAAAGCGCCTGCTTGTCTGAGCCCACGGCCGTCGTTCAGCGGGTACCTGAGTGGCGTGCTGTTTAACTGGGTGTCGTCCACAGATGGCCATTATCTTCAGTGACGAGGACCTGAACGACGTGAAGCCCCCCTGCGTGATCCAGAGCTTCATCAACCACAATGCGGTGCTGTACAAGGTGTTTGTGGTGGGAGACTCCTACACGGTGGTGGAGAGGCCGTCGCTGAAGAACTTCCCTGCCGGCCGGGCAGGTGAGACGAGACCGGGTTGGGGACGGCGGAGGGACAACTGGGGAAGTCCAACGGCTGCCAACTGCCACAATGTCCCGCCTGTGCAAGTTGTGCAGCTCCTCCGAATTAGCCAATAAAAGGCCTCATAAAATGACTTTACGGCCCCTGCGATTGGACATTGTCAACCTTTTAAGGGATACGGCAAAGGGCAACAGATTGTTGCCCTGTTGGTGCACGGCGTTTAGAATAAACACGGGGAGTGGTGTTCTTTTCCATAAACCTGTCAGAAGCCGAAGCAGGTTTGTCCCTTGGCTCAAATAACTGCAGTATTTCCGTGTGATGGACTCGAAGCTctcacgtaaaaaaaaaaaaaaaaaagaggttgaGCCAGCCTGCCAGAAGCAGAGAAGCACAATCCGACACAAAGTGGCACACCTCAGTGTTAATAAGGGCGAGCGTTTAGATCAGCATTGTCTGCAGCCGGTTGCTGTACTTGATGAGCGGAGGTGAGACGTGAGGGAACTTGATGAAAGCTGCTGGAGTCCCCCGAATGCCGAGGAAATGTTCCTTAATTATCTCCTTTTAGGATAGGATGAACTGGATCAGCTTTTATGAAAGGAGATAAGACCGTCTCTCAATTCCTTGCAGCGGCGACATCCGTTCATAAAAGTTTTCCCGTGTGTTTTCCACCGTCTTCCGTTTGCCGCAGGACATTTTCCAACTGAGGTTTAGATGAAGTGGTGAAGACGAGACGACGGGGATGTAATATTGGAATATTCATATGCAGCTGTAAGCGCCTTAGTTTCCTCAACACAGACGCATTAAGAAAGAAAGCCCTTCACTGGGTGCGCTTCtctctgctgccacctagtgcCAGAAAGGAGAAGCGTTTCCAGAAGGTACTGGTGTCAAAATATCTTCAAAggttcagttttcttttcttactcTTTCAGACAGGAAAGCAATTTTCTTCAACAGCCACAATGTTTCCAAACCGGAGTCGTCCTCAGACTTGACCACGGTGCGTCCAGGGTGGGGTTGATCACGGTCCTGCGTGACGTGCACGGGGGGGGTGCTCGCTGGTTAACGTTGACATGCTCTGTTTATCTCAGAGGGAGAACGTCGAGGGCGTTTCTCAGCCGCCtagcgatgatgtcatccgaGAGCTGTCCAGATCTCTGCGGCAGGCGCTGGGCGTGTCCCTGTTCGGCATCGACGTCATCATCGACAACCAGACCGGCCAGCATGCAGTGATCGACGTTAATGCCTTTCCTGGTAGGTGGGCCCGGATCGGATCTACACGAGGGGATCCTGCTCGGATCGTCATTTAGGTTCAGCAGTTCAAATGTAAACGCTAAACCGAGCGACCGTACAAGTAAACCCTCTCGAACTGCGTTGGGCAGGTTACGAGGGCGTTCCCGAGTTTTTCAACGACCTCCTGAACCACATCACCAGCACGCTGCAGAGCCGCGGCCCGGACTTCCCGCCGGGCGGTGAGCAGCCCAAGGGCCTGCCTGTCGGCACCGTGGCGCCCAACGCTGCGCCGCCGGCCCCCGGCTGCTGCAGCATGATGGGAAAAGAGGCCAGCGGCAACCCCTGGATCGTAGAGGGCGACGTCGGGCTCAAGGGCCCGCGTCAGAGACTGGGCTGCAACTCGGCCGTGTCCCCCAACTTCCAGCAGCACTGCGTCTCCACTTTAGCGACCAAGGCTTCGTCCCAGTGACTGATCCGCTGCACCGACTCCGCCTGATGGTgacaataataatcata is part of the Brachionichthys hirsutus isolate HB-005 chromosome 18, CSIRO-AGI_Bhir_v1, whole genome shotgun sequence genome and harbors:
- the itpk1b gene encoding inositol-tetrakisphosphate 1-kinase; this translates as MQTFLKGRRVGYWLSEKKMKKMNFQAFADLCRKRGIEVIQLDLSQPLEDQGPLDVIIHKLTDLILEADQNDSQAVLLVQRVQDYIDAHPETIVLDPLPAIRTLLDRCKSYQLIHRIESLMQDDRLCSPPFMVLNTACSPDVLEQIKRQGLTFPFICKTRVAHGTNSHEMAIIFSDEDLNDVKPPCVIQSFINHNAVLYKVFVVGDSYTVVERPSLKNFPAGRADRKAIFFNSHNVSKPESSSDLTTRENVEGVSQPPSDDVIRELSRSLRQALGVSLFGIDVIIDNQTGQHAVIDVNAFPGYEGVPEFFNDLLNHITSTLQSRGPDFPPGGEQPKGLPVGTVAPNAAPPAPGCCSMMGKEASGNPWIVEGDVGLKGPRQRLGCNSAVSPNFQQHCVSTLATKASSQ